Within Caulobacter segnis, the genomic segment CGGCCACCTGCGGCCCCGCGACCCTGGCCTTCTGCCAGGACGTCCAGGCCGAGGCGTTCGACTATCCGGAAGCCTTCTTCGCCAAGAAGGTCTGGCGCATCCGCGCGCCGCGTCCCGATCCGCGCGAACTGGCGGATCTCGTCTCGCTGATCAAGGCGGCCAAGCGGCCGCTGGTCGTGGCTGGGGGCGGGGTGCTGTACGCCCGCGCCGAGGCCGCCCTGGCCAACCTCGTCTCCCGCGCCGGCCTGCCGGTCGCCGAGACGCAAGGAGGGAAGGGGAGCCTGGCCTGGGATCACCCGTTGAACCTGGGCGCCGTCGGTGTCACCGGCACGACCGCCTCGGTGGCGGCGTCGGAAGAGGCCGACCTGATCATCGGCGTTGGCACCCGCTTGCAGGACTTCACCACCGGCTCGCGCGCCCTGTTCGGCGCCGACGGCCGCAAGCTGGTGCAGATCAACGTCGCCCCGCACGACGCCCACAAGCACGGCGCGGCCAGCGTCGTCGGAGACGCCCTGGCGGTGGTCGAGGCCCTTTCCGAGGCGCTGGACGGCTGGCAGGCTCCGAAGGCCTGGACCGACAAGGCCACAGGCGGCGTTTCCGGCTGGAACGCCATCTTCGACGCGGCGACCAAGCCCGACAATCGCGAGCTGCCGACCGACGCCCAGGTGCTGGGCGCGGTATGGCGAGCCTCGTCCGACGACAGCGTGGTGGTCTGCGCCGCCGGCGGCCTGCCGGGCGAGTTGCACAAGCTGTGGCGCACGCGTCGGCCCGGCGGCTACCACGTCGAGTACGGCTTCTCGTGCATGGGCTACGAGATCGCCGGCGCCGTCGGCGTGAAGATGGCCGCGCCGGACCGCGAGGTCCACGTGATGGTCGGCGACGGCAGCTATCTGATGATGAACTCCGAGCTGGCCACCTCGGTGATGCTGGGGACCAAGCTGATCGTCACCGTCCTCGACAACCGAGGCTTTGGCTGCATCAACCGCCTGCAGGCGGCGACGGGCGGGGCGGCGTTCAACAACCTGCTGGCCGACGCGCGCCACGAAACCCTGCCGGACATCGACTTCGCCGCCCACGCCGCCAGCCTGGGCGCCCGCTCGGAAAAGGTGGCCAGCCTGGCCGAGCTGGAGGCGGCGCTGCAACGCGCCAAGGCCAGCGACTGCAGCTACGTCGTGGTCATCGACACCGACCCGATGCCGGCCACCGAAGGCGGCGCCTGGTGGGATGTGACCGTGCCGGAAGTCTCGGTGCGCCCGACCGTCAACGCCGCGCGCGCCGACTACGAAACCAAGATCAAGCAACAGCGTACGGGGGACTAACCCATGACCATCCGTTTCGGCGTGAGCCCCATCGCCTGGATCAATGACGACATGCCCGAGCTGGGCGGCGACACCCCGCTGGAAAGCGTGCTGGCCGACTGCCAGGCCATCGGCTTCTCCGGCGTCGAGCTGGGCGGCGTCTTCCCGCGCGACCCGGCGGTGCTGAAGCCGCTGCTGGACCGCTACGGCCTCTCGCTGGTCGGCGGCTGGTACAGCGGCAATCTCTTGGTCCACTCGGCCGACGATGAGATCGCCGCCCTGCAACCGCATCTGGCCTTGCTGAAGGCGATGGGCTGTTCGGTGTTCATCCACGCCGAGACCAGCAACGCCATCCACGGTGACCGCTCCAAGACGCTGTCGGCGACCCCGCGCCTCGACGCCGAGGGCTGGAAGGAATTCGGCGCGCGCCTGACCAAGGTGGCCGACTACATCGCCAGCCAGGGCCTGAAGTTCGCCTATCACCATCACCTGGGCACCGTGGTCGAGCGGCCTGAGGACCTGGAGGCCTTTCTGGCCAACACGGGACCCTCGGTCGGCCTGACCGTCGACACCGGCCATGCGGCCCTGGGCGGCCTGGACCCGGTGCAGGTGATCCGCAGCTATCCGCACCGCGTCGCCCACGTGCACTGCAAGGACATCCGCAGCGAGGTCTTTCACAAGGTGGTCTCGCGCGGCGGCGGCAGCTTCCTGGAAGGCGTGCTGGCCGGCATGTTCACCGTGCCCGGCGACGGTTATCTGGACTACGCGGCGGTCATGCAGGCGCTGGCCGAGATCAATTACTCGGGCTGGATCATCGTCGAGGCCGAACAGGACCCCGCC encodes:
- the iolD gene encoding 3D-(3,5/4)-trihydroxycyclohexane-1,2-dione acylhydrolase (decyclizing), which encodes MATVRLTAAQATVRWLSQQYVETGKGEVPYFAGVWAIFGHGNVAGLGEALHGVRDVLPTYRAHNEQGMAHAAIAFAKQSRRERAMVCTTSIGPGATNMVTAAALAHVNRLPVLFLPGDVYASRRPDPVLQQIEDFGDGTISANDAFKPVSRYFDRIVRPEQILDALPRALATMLDPATCGPATLAFCQDVQAEAFDYPEAFFAKKVWRIRAPRPDPRELADLVSLIKAAKRPLVVAGGGVLYARAEAALANLVSRAGLPVAETQGGKGSLAWDHPLNLGAVGVTGTTASVAASEEADLIIGVGTRLQDFTTGSRALFGADGRKLVQINVAPHDAHKHGAASVVGDALAVVEALSEALDGWQAPKAWTDKATGGVSGWNAIFDAATKPDNRELPTDAQVLGAVWRASSDDSVVVCAAGGLPGELHKLWRTRRPGGYHVEYGFSCMGYEIAGAVGVKMAAPDREVHVMVGDGSYLMMNSELATSVMLGTKLIVTVLDNRGFGCINRLQAATGGAAFNNLLADARHETLPDIDFAAHAASLGARSEKVASLAELEAALQRAKASDCSYVVVIDTDPMPATEGGAWWDVTVPEVSVRPTVNAARADYETKIKQQRTGD
- the iolE gene encoding myo-inosose-2 dehydratase, whose amino-acid sequence is MTIRFGVSPIAWINDDMPELGGDTPLESVLADCQAIGFSGVELGGVFPRDPAVLKPLLDRYGLSLVGGWYSGNLLVHSADDEIAALQPHLALLKAMGCSVFIHAETSNAIHGDRSKTLSATPRLDAEGWKEFGARLTKVADYIASQGLKFAYHHHLGTVVERPEDLEAFLANTGPSVGLTVDTGHAALGGLDPVQVIRSYPHRVAHVHCKDIRSEVFHKVVSRGGGSFLEGVLAGMFTVPGDGYLDYAAVMQALAEINYSGWIIVEAEQDPAIANPRQYGEMGLATLKKEAAAAGLRAA